In Bacteroidota bacterium, the DNA window GCAGAGAAAAGCCGAAAAACAAAACAAACTATTCCTATAGTTTAAAAAGCATGTTACATAGCAACTCAAAATAAGAATTAGCCAATTTTGTGAAATGGCTTAATTGTGATGAAATAGTTCAATTGATAAAAAAATATGCGAAAATTTCCGGATATGCTAATGTTGTAGGCAAGCAGGAAGAACGAAACAGAATGACTAATTTGCTGCAAGAAAATATAGAAAAAGCTAACACACAAATTGCACATTTAATTTTTGGTCAACACGCAAAAGATCAACCCTAAAAAATCAAAAGAGCTATTTTTTCAACAAGAAATTGTAGACAATTGCCCGTTGTACAATAGTCAACATTTATGCAATTTTACTCCATGAATTTACAGAAGATTTTTGGAGAAGTAATTAAACGGTTAAGAATTGAAAGGAATTTTTCACAAGAAGCTTTGGCTTTTAAAGCTGACATTGATAGAACATACATAAGTGATATTGAAAAAGGTGAAAGAAATATTTCCATTAATGTTGCTTTTAAATTAGCTAG includes these proteins:
- a CDS encoding helix-turn-helix transcriptional regulator → MNLQKIFGEVIKRLRIERNFSQEALAFKADIDRTYISDIEKGERNISINVAFKLASVMSINN